A region of Micropterus dolomieu isolate WLL.071019.BEF.003 ecotype Adirondacks linkage group LG01, ASM2129224v1, whole genome shotgun sequence DNA encodes the following proteins:
- the jcada gene encoding junctional protein associated with coronary artery disease: MYSVEDLLISHGYKLPKHTTSSSTPTTVPVSSSCQASSSSPPSYSKHHEMLENRPGPRTVNGYERGPGMPYGKGGGTRLPQAYSGGCPNNNNNEHKERSQSRREGESRSQTDTHSLGESLTSDSGFCDGTRGPQSQSKDVSYWRRRGQDFTVLLDYADFREPHGGGQGSYSRPEGSQQARGQELSAEERQRAAQERQRWAAQAQAQVQAQAHAHAQARSREREAALHQWRMGTERKCQSLGTDEWRPAVSFSRQLSQSEGERWAQEQQRLHARTPEGMVVHPRTKAKSQSLPRMLQPESLQYVDIASSGQELYRRVNGHPLSHHDLYRAPRWPENGRPASANQLSMTPKPRFTRPPRPPSYEMHQQIRGSCEMLSGRDSVISQARDRTPLPISRTGDSQMDFFAQDSGPPGYIPPPSYKRAPIMGVGRRGYGEIAVDYRYRGDVYQQIQVAPDGSHWFTRHPAGSWPDPQRERGMSGQKQLYPMYTTHEHPGGGIQYIPFDDPRIRHFSSALGGNSLTDADKIRHIRNELPSVTVSEPASDDSAFLPPPLGPFIAAKLADDSNQTSSSDFDNDNNRWHSDLHKETVDNFPATDQNCNNRYPKNHCPPPSPSSAFQVPLTRTSSHQGSSSDQVFAETITQVKKIVPDSGPENNRNTKRRVSETIFCLVSVPVHTPTNINKDLAADQNNNKTIPSLTVTNTDTFAVGLKERLNVRSKSVNEMPIKHHYSHFHTCSTSSMRNYKRAPLRKEIIDAWALQASEDKEMCYAGSWPGNQYRNQETQTGSPLTVVKSPDAQSPPGGQEPVQSVSDTTTDSGVGTDSSSSYGYPMAGQKNLHLSSNSAFSRLSLSTTQLPSLHTSQQDPSSTSKDQDQGDLQPSSPRKSNSSPPESAEQVAFGQFLLKPVNRRPCDAIDELEIINKEMEDTISKRPSMGQCIDDLDGVNKKLEQFKSGEHFTAGPEPGREAISLPPMHIEKPNNIKVRSKSFASTTDLDSMNMRSAFSRPKANNIPPTNDSSLLPSLPQHNESNQLYRQDIPVPQESLLRDVGLTVYTETPGGPGEPMQRSLSVRSPLDHKELSQSVQLSWESRTALVKYSGSPEHNSNKELHAEVETERKAKSDNVLPFRGDVNLSLCRSRSESSRSPQKECSPHATRLSREVSFVFENDDVDERYTISEPLKYKNDSTIADKHLENLLIQEKANSLPAEDLSNLYEVKCAKGIPENESIEQRAARILGIEVPVEALGMADKQSEDNQDDKDTTVAKRLQSQGEETQHVTGECEQVKKEFLIFQGAEEVKETGSGVDHEEGDRQKHRSNHSDGEDNEDTDIQSQVVLDLPEFPPSKLPLSLPVTPDEKLALSMCSVEKTGRGGACKLIESLQDKLNSFASSSATSLGRSSTERMARLKELDSVSRIRHLSLKESGGEVYTEERDVDREESEVQEDKKDVEQQEEEEDKKLEDEGGKEEENPDEHENAHETHDKLGDPEEDCKPKEEVNEVICEDEQRPEEGVEEINDEIALKVENEASKEVGVEIKTEAPGEVNLEIVEDYKENPAENVRDGQNTAEVSRAEATQDGEGEKLPKPKQRTRLQKPPLLPKPRSVPKREITLPLSFSTGTCGPSNTEDEEMLSVSDSYDPSRVERV, translated from the exons GAAAGAGGGCCCGGGATGCCCTATGGGAAAGGTGGCGGAACCAGGCTGCCCCAAGCATACAGCGGCGGTTgtcccaacaacaacaacaacgaacACAAGGAGAGGAGCCAGTCCAGACGGGAGGGCGAGAGCCGGAGTCAAACTGACACCCACTCCTTGGGAGAGTCACTGACCTCAGACAGCGG GTTCTGTGATGGCACCAGAGGTCCTCAGTCACAGTCTAAGGATGTGTCCTACTGGAGGAGAAGAGGCCAGGACTTCACTGTGCTCCTGGACTATGCTGACTTCAGAGAGCCCCATGGAGGAGGGCAGGGCAGTTACAGCAGGCCGGAGGGGTCTCAACAAGCTAGAGGCCAAGAGTTGTCTGCAGAGGAGCGTCAGAGGGCAGCTCAGGAGAGGCAGCGTTGGGCCGCCCAGGCTCAGGCCCAGGTCCAGGCTCAGGCCCATGCTCATGCGCAGGCCCGCTCTAGAGAGAGGGAAGCCGCTCTCCACCAGTGGAGAATGGGGACTGAGAGGAAGTGTCAGAGCCTGGGGACAGATGAGTGGCGTCCAGCTGTGAGCTTTAGCCGCCAGCTGTCACAGAGTGAGGGTGAGCGTTGGGCACAGGAGCAGCAGCGGCTACATGCCCGGACACCAGAAGGCATGGTAGTCCACCCCAGGACCAAAGCCAAATCCCAGTCCCTGCCCAGGATGCTGCAGCCTGAGAGCCTGCAATATGTGGACATAGCCTCGTCCGGTCAGGAACTGTACAGGCGGGTCAATGGCCACCCACTGTCACACCATGACCTTTATAGGGCACCCCGCTGGCCGGAGAATGGCAGGCCGGCTAGTGCCAACCAACTCTCAATGACACCAAAGCCCCGCTTCACCAGACCCCCCAGACCTCCCTCCTATGAGATGCACCAGCAGATCAGGGGAAGTTGTGAGATGTTGTCTGGAAGAGACTCAGTGATTTCCCAGGCCAGGGACAGAACACCACTTCCTATATCAAGGACCGGTGACTCCCAAATGGACTTTTTTGCACAGGACTCTGGAcctccaggatacatccctccCCCATCATATAAAAGAGCTCCTATCATGGGAGTGGGGCGTCGGGGATATGGTGAAATTGCTGTTGACTACAG GTACAGAGGTGATGTATACCAGCAGATACAAGTGGCTCCAGATGGATCTCACTGGTTCACCAGACATCCAGCTGGTTCCTGGCCTGATCCCCAGAGAGAAAGGGGCATGTCTGGGCAGAAGCAGCTTTACCCAATGTATACTACACACGAGCACCCTGGTGGAGGGATCCAATACATCCCCTTTGACGACCCCCGTATCCGTCATTTTTCCTCAGCCCTGGGTGGCAACTCCCTGACGGACGCAGACAAGATCCGCCACATTCGCAATGAGCTTCCCAGCGTCACCGTGTCGGAACCTGCATCCGACGACAGTGCCTTTTTGCCCCCGCCATTGGGGCCTTTCATCGCTGCCAAACTGGCCGATGATTCTAACCAGACATCTTCTAGCGACTTCGACAATGACAATAACAGGTGGCACAGTGACTTGCACAAAGAGACTGTTGATAACTTCCCAGCAACTGACCAAAACTGCAACAACAGATATCCCAAAAACCAttgtcctcctccatctccctcttCAGCCTTCCAGGTCCCGTTAACAAGGACTTCTTCTCATCAGGGGTCCAGCTCAGATCAGGTCTTTGCAGAAACCATTACCCAAGTGAAGAAAATTGTCCCAGATTCAGGGCCAGAGAACAACAGGAACACAAAGAGAAGAGTGAGTGAAACCATCTTCTGCCTTGTATCTGTTCCTGTTCACACACCGACTAACATTAACAAAGACTTAGCGGCAGATcagaacaacaataaaacaataccAAGCCTGACTGTGACCAACACAGACACTTTCGCTGTAGGCCTCAAGGAGAGGCTGAATGTTCGGAGCAAGTCAGTGAATGAGATGCCCATCAAACACCACTACTCTCACTTTCATACTTGCAGCACATCCTCAATGAGGAACTACAAGAGGGCACCTTTAAGGAAGGAGATAATAGATGCCTGGGCACTTCAAGCCAGTGAAGACAAAGAGATGTGCTATGCTGGGTCTTGGCCTGGAAACCAGTACCGAAACCAAGAAACCCAGACTGGCTCACCCCTGACAGTGGTGAAAAGTCCAGATGCTCAGAGTCCTCCTGGGGGACAAGAGCCTGTTCAGTCTGTCTCAGACACAACCACAGAcagtggtgtggggacagacaGTAGTTCATCTTATGGTTACCCTATGGCAGGACAGAAAAATCTTCATCTTTCTAGCAACAGCGCCTTCTCCCGTCTCAGCCTCAGCACAACACAACTGCCATCTCTTCATACTTCACAACAAGACCCATCCTCCACATCAAAGGACCAGGATCAGGGAGACCTGCAGCCATCTTCTCCCAGGAAGAGCAACTCCAGTCCGCCAGAGAGTGCAGAGCAAGTGGCCTTTGGTCAGTTTCTCTTAAAGCCAGTGAACCGACGACCCTGTGATGCCATTGATGAACTGGAGATCATTAATAAGGAGATGGAAGACACAATCAGTAAGAGACCCAGCATGGGTCAGTGCATTGATGATCTAGATGGGGTGAATAAAAAATTAGAGCAGTTTAAATCAGGAGAACATTTCACTGCTGGTCCAGAACCAGGCAGAGAAGCAATCAGTCTTCCACCAATGCACATAGAAAAACCCAACAATATAAAAGTCAGATCAAAGTCCTTTGCTTCTACCACTGATCTAGACTCCATGAACATGAGGAGTGCTTTCTCCAGGCCAAAGGCCAACAACATACCACCAACCAATGACAGTTCCCTCTTGCCCTCACTACCCCAACACAATGAGTCAAACCAGCTCTATAGACAGGACATCCCAGTTCCTCAAGAGTCTTTGCTGAGGGATGTGGGCTTAACTGTCTACACAGAGACTCCTGGTGGTCCCGGGGAGCCAATGCAGCGCTCCCTCTCAGTCCGATCTCCACTCGATCATAAGGAGCTTAgtcagtcagtgcagctctcgtGGGAGAGCAGGACAGCACTTGTTAAATATAGTGGTAGCCCTGAGCACAATTCAAATAAAGAGCTTCATGCtgaggtagagacagagagaaaggctAAATCGGACAATGTTTTGCCATTCAGGGGTGATGTGAATTTAAGCCTCTGTAGAAGTAGGAGTGAAAGCAGCAGATCACCTCAGAAAGAATGTTCACCACATGCCACCAGACTGAGCAGGGAGGTTTCTTTTGTATTTGAGAATGATGATGTCGATGAGAGATACACCATTTCTGAGCCTCTGAAGTATAAGAATGATTCAACCATAGCAGATAAGCACCTGGAAAACTTACTGATTCAGGAAAAAGCCAATTCTTTACCTGCAGAGGACCTCAGCAATCTGTATGAGGTGAAATGCGCAAAAGGTATTCCTGAAAATGAGTCCATTGAGCAGAGGGCTGCCAGAATCCTGGGTATAGAAGTTCCAGTTGAGGCCTTGGGTATGGCTGACAAACAGTCAGAGGACAACCAGGATGATAAGGATACCACTGTAGCTAAGAGACTACAAAGTCAAGGTGAAGAGACACAGCATGTGACAGGAGAGTGTGAGCAAGTCAAAAAGGAGTTCCTGATTTTCCAGGGAGCAGAGGAGGTCAAAGAGACAGGATCAGGAGTGGACCACGAAGAAGGCGACAGACAGAAGCACAGGAGCAACCACAGTGATGGTGAAGACAATGAGGATACGGACATTCAATCCCAGGTGGTACTGGACCTGCCTGAGTTCCCACCCAGTAAGCTTCCCCTATCCCTGCCTGTCACCCCTGATGAGAAGCTAGCACTTAGCATGTGCAGTGTGGAGAAGACGGGGCGAGGAGGAGCATGTAAACTAATCGAATCCCTGCAAGATAAGCTAAACTCCTTCGCTTCGTCATCTGCTACATCTTTGGGCAGGTCAAGCACAGAGAGAATGGCCCGTCTGAAAGAGCTGGACTCAGTGTCTCGAATAAGACACCTCAGTCTCAAAGAGTCTGGAGGAGAAGTTTATACTGAGGAGAGGGATGTTGACAGAGAGGAGAGTGAAGTTCAGGAAGATAAAAAGGATGTGGAGcaacaagaagaggaagaggataaGAAACTGGAGGAcgaaggagggaaggaggaggaaaaccCAGATGAACATGAGAATGCACATGAAACACATGACAAGTTGGGGGATCCTGAAGAAGACTGTAAACCTAAAGAAGAAGTGAATGAAGTTATATGTGAGGATGAGCAAAGACCAGAAGAGGGGGTAGAAGAGATTAATGATGAGATTGCACTAAAAGTGGAAAACGAAGCGAGTAAAGAAGTAGgtgttgaaataaaaacagaagcaCCAGGAGAGGTGAATCTGGAAattgtggaggattacaaaGAAAACCCTGCGGAGAATGTGAGAGATGGACAGAatacagcagaggtcagtagagCTGAGGCAACACAAGACGGTGAGGGAGAAAAATTGCCTAAACCAAAGCAGCGCACCAGGCTCCAGAAGCCTCCTCTGCTTCCTAAACCTCGCAGCGTTCCCAAGAGAGAAATAACCCTGCCACTCAGCTTCAGCACTGGGACCTGTGGCCCCTCGAATACGGAGGATGAAGAGATGCTCTCTGTCTCAG